The window TTAACGAAAAAAATTTAAAAGAAACAGTTCAAAAAAAAAATATAAAAAACATTTTTGAACTGTTGGACATTTATATATTTATATGATTAACTTTAAATACTTAGATATATTCTTAAAATTTATTATTTAACAGTTAGAGGAAACAAAGGAGTGAAACGATGTTATTACCAAGTCGAACCAAAAAATTTGTAGATTTAATAAATGAGGTGGAGTTTCGACCTAAAGAAATCAACTATATTTTAAATAAATACAAGATTTCAAGCGCAACTCTTATTCGCTTATCTAATGAATTAAACAATCTTATTCATCCTTCCAAGCTCGTGTCTAACGGCAATATCTTAAGTCTAGAGCTTGCCAATCACCACTCAAGTGACTATTGTATTTCAAAAGCTCTGCAAAACTCTTTAGAGTATAATCTTCTTTTAAAAATTTTTTTTGACGAAAGCTACACTATTTCTTCACTAGCAGAAGCCCTATTCACAAGTGAATCGACTATTAAACGAACTATTAAGGATATTAACTTAAATTTAAGTCCTCTTAATTATAAAATTTCTACAAAACCTGTGAGAATTATTGGAGATGAAATAAAAATCCGTCATTTTTTTATTATTTTAATTAAAGAAATGTTTGGTTTAGAAAATTTACCTTTCAAAAATGAAGATTTATATTTTGTAGAACAAGTTTACAATAACCTCCATACTAAATTCGGTTCAGAATATTGTCGTCAAGATTTACTAAATTTACAATTATTTTCTTTAGTTTCTCTTCAAAGGGAGATTAATAGTAATACCTTTACTATTAATCCTAATCTAATTTCAAATAGAGAAACTATAATTAACTCTCTAATATCTAAGAAGCCTAATCTTTTCATACCAGAATACAAGGGTGTTTCTTATATTAAAATATTCCATTTTTTACTTACCGATAGGTACTTTCTAGAAAAAAACGATGACTTATCATTAAATAACGATAGGATTAAAAAAATCGGTCTTTTTTTAGATGAAATCGAACATGTATTTATTTATAAATACTCAGAAGACAACCGTAATAAATTATTAAAAAAAATATATGATATTATTTGGGGATACTTATCAATTCCGGATAGTTACGAATCTGCCAATAACTATTATAAAAAGTTTTTCAATGAAAATGATTTTTTTCTTGAAAACATGAACGATATTTTCAAAATAATTTTCAACAAACATTTCCAGAATACATCAAAAAATAACATGTATATGATCTTCTTTAGTATGATTACCGAAACTGATAATTTACTCGAAAATTTCATGAAAAATATTAAACCTGTAGAGATTCTAGTTTATGTAAATTTTGATTTTTCTTTTAATTCTTATCTTAAAAATAAACTTAAACTTATTTTACCTGGTGAAAACACCTTAAAGTTTATCGATGAAAGACAATCAATTAAGTTCGATGAATCTTTTTTTAATGATTATGATTTAGTTATCACTAATCATTTCTTTGATGATGCCCCCAAAATTGATAACTATATAATTATTTCTCATTTCTTATCAGAAATTGATTTAACTAAAATAAAAAAATTACATTCAAATATTTTGAAAAAGAAATTCAATACTATCGCAGATGAAATGATTCATCGTGCTTTAAGTAATTAATTTTAAAAAAACAAAGCCACTAGTAAAAAAAGAAATTACTAGTGGCTTTGTTTTTTTTATATAATAATTCAAACTGACTTAATGGAAACAACTTTCCTTTTACTTGTTCAATTATTTGCTCCTCATCTATCAAACCAAACATTCTACTATCTCTAGAATATTCCAAATTATCCCCTATCACAAAATATTTATTAAATGGGATGTGGGTATGAGATCGTAATTCTATTAATGTTTCATTGGATACCCTAAAATTATATAAAAAATCAGAATTTCTAATCATTTTATTAACAATAGATACATTATTTCCTGATCTTACAATTCCATCTCCTGGAATACCTATTACTCGCTTTATTAACAACTCTTCAGAATTATTTTCCTTTATTACAACAATACTATACCGATTAATTGTTTTTACCTTTGTTGTCACAACATAGTCCCCGTTCTTCACTGTAGGCACCATAGAATTACCTGATATCATATGAATTGAAGGCTTTACAGTAATTCGTATAATCAATAATAGTATTATAATAAACATTATTACTATACTTTGTACTAATATTTTCGTCGATTTAAACTTTATCATAAAACTACCTCCAAAAACATTTCACTAATCTATTTAACAACTATTGAATTTTTAATTAATAAAAAAACCAATGACGACATGTTCACTGGTCTTTTATATAATATTGAGGTTCAATAAGGTAATTATATAATAATTTTATTATTTTAGTAAAGTATTACGTTTTTACTTAGCTTCAATATATTTCACTTGTGTTGAGCGTGCGATATCGTTTGAAATAATACGATAAGAAACACGTGTGCCACCTAAGACATTTCCTTCTGAAATTAATATACCATCTTTTGTGACTGCTTCAACAAACGCCACATGTCCATATTCACTGCTAGATCCTGCAACTCCTGGTAAGAATGAAACTAAATAGCCGGCTTTAGGTGTATTGCTTACTTTATAACCTAATTTAGCTCCCTTAGTTCCCCATTCTCCACCATTACCCATATAATCATCTACCGTCATACCTAGTTGCGCCACACGGTTAAACGCATACCATGTACACTGACCAATTGGATAAGAACCTGAAGTGTTATAATTTTTTTGGTTAAAATCGGGGAATTTCATCAAACGACGATATTCTTTTGGAATCTCATTTCTAGATTGTAAAATGCCTGATGTTGTTCCAGTATAAGTTTTATCTAATTTTGGTTCATCATATTGTGTTAAATCATACGCAGCAATTAAACTAATGATTTTTTTATCATATTGTGTATCCGTTGCGTATTTACCTGTTAAACTTTGCGCAGCTGAAATATAGTTATTAGCTTCTGATCGCCATGCTTCTTTATAAAAATCTGATTGCCATCCTGTACCACTCTTGATTAATGACACATAATCTTTAAGAGATTCTTGATAACTAGGATATTTTCTAAACGCTGATTGGATAGCATAAAGATTTCCTTTACCATCGTCTTCATTTGTTGCCATTGAAACGCTCTGACTTTGGTATTGTCCTTTTATGCCAAATAAATTATGGTTAGGTGCTTGTGCTAAACCACTTGTTCCAGAGGCACTTTCTAACAATGCTTGTGCAATCATAACAGATGCAAAAACATCATATTTTAAACCTAATTCACGCGCTCCTTCTCCAATAGATTTAACAAATTTTTCTGTTAACGGATTGGTTTGAAAATTTAAAGAAGCAGGGTATTGTTTTAATAATTTTTCCCCTTCTTTATTTAAAGTTAGCTTTTCATTTCGATAGATAGTTTGATCATCACTTTCGACATAGTACTGAGTTACCACTTCATAGTGATCATCACCATCTTTTTCTACCGTGATTAACAAATCATCGCCGATATATAAACCATACTGCGTTTGATTCATATAATTTGTCCAAACAACAATATCGCCTACAGCAATTGTTTCTGAAGCAGATAATGGCTTAGTTTGTTTGGTCAATAAATCTTGGTCAAAATATTCATTACCTAACCATGTCATTAAAGCTCTTGAGGTAATAGGAGTAGGCTTAACCTTATTTTCTTTATTTTCTTCATGCTTTTTATGTTGTTCATTTTTTTTGTCTTTTGTTGAAGGTTCTTCAAATTGCTCTTTGCCTACCAACAATAAACTACCATAAATAAGAACAGCTTCTTGCTCTGACTTTAGTTCAGATAATAAAGGTAAACGGTAATTTAATAGATTAGACGTTGCAAATTCTTCAGACTGTTCACCTAAGTCGATCTGCGTATTAAATGACGGACCTGAAGTGGCTGCTTTTGTGCTTACTCGATTATCCGTTGTTGATTGCTTATTATTTTGTTTCGTTTTAGAAGCTGCTACTGGTTGATTATTTCCTTCTTTATGAGGTTTTATTTCGTCTTTACCTGGTTTTAAATTATTCACTGGCTTCTTCCCCGGATTATTATCTTTGCCGGGTTTTTGATTAGCTACTGGCTGTTCACCTTTGTCTACGGATGATGAACTATCTTCTTTATTAGGCGACTCTTTACTTGTCTCAGTTGTTTCTGTCGAATTTTCACTTGTTTCAGTGGTTGTATTAGTCACAGAACCTTCTGATTCAGTAGATGACACCGTCTCCTCTGTACTTTCTTGAGCGTCAGAAGTAGTAGTTTCTTCGGTTGTTTGAGATTCCTCAGGTAATGTCTGACTAGAATCAGTTGTTGATTCTGGAATATTTTCTTCCGTTGTTTCAGTCATTTCTGTTGTTTCTGTAGTCACTTGATCTGTTGTCTCTTCGATTAATTCGCTAGAGTCTTTTGGTATTTCTTCACTTGATTCTATTATTTCTAATGATTGATCTGGTAATACTGATATAACATCATCTTCACTGTTCTTATTCCCCATAAACTCTTCTGTTGTATATGAATTAGACATAGTCTCTGAATCAACTATATCTAATTCATCCGCCATTAATGGTTTAGTTTGAATCATTCCTTTTACAAAACTAGTTAATTCTAAACCAGCAAATATAACTAAAGATATCACAATTATTTTTTTTATTTTCATATTTCCCTCTCTTTTTATAAAGAAATTATCAACCAGCATACTTCCTAATAATAAACTAAATTTCTACATTATAATCCAATAATTCCGAATTGAAATTTTGATCTAATAATTTATCTTCATTTTCTAGTTCCTTAAAAAAATCAATTGCAGCCATTGAGGTGTTTTCAGATTCTTCTAATTTTAAATCGTCTATCTTCCTTTGATACATAGTGGCTAATTGTTGTCTAAATGTTCTATCTTCATACTTAATCTCTTCTAATTGTTGTTTTAACATACTGCATTCTTGACCTAAATTTGTAATAGACTTATTTATCTGGGAAACAAGTTCTTCTCTTTTAATCCTCAATGTATTTAACTGCTCTTTAACTGACGTTTTTTCTTTAGCTAATTGCTGAAATAATTTTTCTCGTTGTTTTTTTGCCTCATTAACAAAATTTTCTTTTTCCAACTCAAAATCGACATAAAACTGCTCTCTTTCATCGAATGCTTTTTGTACTATTAAAGTAGCTTTTGTATTTGCTTCTTGTGTAATTTTTAGTGTAGTTTCATTGGCTTCATTTATAATATACTTTGCTTTTTCATTAGCCTCATCTATTAGTTGTTTTTTCTTATTTTCAACATCAATAAAATCTTCCTGTATCTTTTGAGCATATTCTTCTAACTTTTCCTTTCCTTCAATTATTAAAGCCTGCGCTCTATTAATAGCATCATCTTTTAATCCTTCTGTACTATCAACCAGCATTAAAAGTTCTTCGTTTTTTTTATTAATTTTTAGATTATGTCGTAGTAATTCTTCATTTTCACTCTTTATTCTCTGCATTTCCTGAACATATTTATTAGTTTCAATATCTAGACTCTTTCTCAGCTCTTGCTCTTGTTTATAAAGCGTATTCAAATGTAAGTGCTCTTCTTTTAATTCATTATTTTTTTCATTAAGAGCATTATTAATATTCTCTAATTTAGATTGTTTTTCTAATAAATCATTGATGTAGTTATCAACTTCTTTTTTTGAATATCCTGTCATAACTGTTTGAAATTTAAAAGTTTCCACTTTTTTATTATTCAATCTTTTCATCTCCTAATTAATTATTCTCGAATAAATTATCTATTTCATAAAATAGCTGTTCACTAAACAACTGTAAATCTTGATCTAAATTTTTCAAATTCTCTTTAACATTTTCGTCATCTAATTTTTGATTACTTTTTTCTTTTAATCCATCATTAAGCAATAAATTATCGTCTGAACTCACTTTTTTAGAACTCTTAGAAGTTGCATTTTTAAGTGAATTTTCTGATTTTATATCTTTTTTATCCAACTCAAATTCCAATCTAGCAATGTTATCTAATATATCTAGTATCTTAAAACTTTGATTTTTATTATTCAAAATAATCTCCTGTTCACTAATTGAACGCTCTTTTTTTTCATTTTCTAATGATTCTTTCAAGTTATTTATTTCTGTTTTTAAAATACGAATCTCTTTGTTTTTTTTTCTCTCCATTTTTAAACTATCTGACAAATCAAACAAATTTTGATATGTATTATCAAAAGTCACTTCATCCATCAAATCAATTTCACTTATCATTGATTGTACAGAAAAAAACTTCTCCATCATATTAATCCACCTTTCCATATTCATAATTCGATTCCAATTTATCTGTCATCGTATTCCTAATATAATGAAATTGTTCAACTAACTCATTTTTTTGATTAAATTTAATTAATACTTCAATAATACTTCTGTTTGCAGATAGTTCTTCGATAAAATAATTTTGATTTTTTTTTATCTCATCTGCTTGAATATTCTCAACACTTAAACTACTAAAATTAATTATCAGTAGTTTCTTTTCTTGATTATAAATAACTACTGGACTAGTATATCCAAAATATGGATAAATTTTATTAGCTATATTAACTTCTAGTTTTTCAATTTCTTTTTGGTCTACATTATTTTTCGGGAAAATTTGAGATAATTCTATACCATTTGAGGGATATTCTCTAACTGGAAGCTCATTTAATAACTCTTGGTACTTTAAGTGTATTATCTCTATTTCTTCTCTGACACCAGCTAACTCTCCAACTAGTGATGACTGTTTAATTTCATACACAATAAGTTTATATGTCATTAAAATTGTAGATCCAACTGACAAAATGGCAACCAAAACTAAAATTTTTACATGATTAACCATTTGTATCATTTGGTATTTTAAAAACTTACGCTTAAAATCTTCAGAATATCGTCTCAATTTACTTATTTTATTTATATTCATCTGAATTATTGCTCTAGGAACTACTAAAACAGTCATCGTTATTAAAATGGATATAATTATAAATAATAGCAACATATTTTTCTCCCTTCTTTAAATTTTAATTTATTCTTCCCACTTTATTAAAAGGATATACTCGATATGTTAGAATGCCTTCAACATCTTCCTTATTAACAAATCCAAATTTTCTACTATCGTTAGAGATTCCTCTATTATCACCTATAACAAAATACTGATTTTCAGGAATTTTATTGTAGTAAGATAACTCTTTAGCTACCTTTATATCTAACTCAAATTTGCTTACAGAAGCATAATTATCTTCTTCTTTATTAGTAATAATAATTTGATTATGAGCTATAATATATTCGTCTCCTGGCATCCCAATTACTCTTTTTAATAGTAAAGATCCGCTCTCCTTATTTTCAAAACCAATCAATGAATATCTAGGAACTAATTTAGTTTTCTTGATTAAAATTATATCATTATTATGGATTGTTGGTTCCATGCTTCTACCATTAATAGAATGAATTTTAAATAGAAAGTTAAATACTATAATAAATATTAAAGTGATTATATTCACTAAAACAATTTTTTTTTTTCAATTTAATCCCTCACTTCTTTGTTGCCCAATAAGACTTCTATGATCTATTATATAAATTTAAATTGAATTACCCTCATACTTTAGATAGGCATATACTATCGTATTCAGAATACTATTCCTTCACATGCATAAAAAGGTCAAAAACACTTATTTTTTTTCAAATTTGACCTTTTAGTAAAACTACAATTTTTTTGAGAGTTTTAGTTTAGAACTGTTTAACACCAAAATAAAAATAATACAATACTAATCTATGTGAAAATGAATGATGATTGGTATAAATTTAATATTTTAACAATTTGTTGCCAATTTATTATTGACATAAAAACATAGAAGGTGGCTATAATAATGACCACCTTCTATGTTTTAGTAATATTATTTAGACAATATTTTATATATATACAACAACCATTTATCAGTTGCTTGATCTATTAACTCGTATGTATACTCAAATTCACCTGTATAGTAAGGATCTGGCACATCTGGACGACCGGCTTCAGGCAATACAGATAGGCATGTCACGATTTTATCCTGATACTCTATCGGTGCGATGGCTTTTAGATTGGCAATATTTTGTTCATCCATCCCAATAATATAATCAAACGCCTCGAAATCTTGGGGCTTTATTTGTTCGGATGTGATGCCTGAATAGTCAATGCCTTTCTCGTCTAGCAGTTCTCTTGTTTGATGATACGGTGGTTTACCGACGTTAAAATCACTAGTGGCACGTGAAGCCACCTCAATTTGATTTGATAAGCCAGCTTGTGAGACTTTGTGACGCATTACGGCTTCGCCAACTGGTGAACGGCAAATGTTTCCTAAACAAACAAATAGTACTTTAATCATCTTGGTTATCTCCTTCTGATATTATTTTTGTTAGCAGTTCTTTAAATGTTTCTTTTTGTTCAACCGTCAATTTACTTGGGCCTTTCGTGCGTTGGCCACTTCTTCTTAGTTTAGCTGAATGATGACGTTGTTCAAGTAATTGATCAATATTGGTATACGTATATTCTTTACCCGTATGATGTAACACACGAACTTTTTTAGGTAAAGCAAGTGAAGCTAAGCCATAATCTTGTGTGACAAGAATATCGTGTGCTTGAATTAAGCCGATGATTTTGTAATCTGCCGAATCCGCCCCACGATCGACATATACCACTTCGATTTGGTCTGGATGTTTATCACTCACATGATCGTAACTACTAACTAAAATAACTGGGATTTGCGTCTTTTGAGCAACTTGATAGATTTCTTGCTTAACTGGACAAGCATCTCCATCAATAACAATTCGCATATAATAGCTCCTTTCAAAAAAGGATTGTGACAAATGGCCACAATCCTTTTTACTTTTCTATTTAGGCTTTCGGGGACAACATATTGCTCAAAAGTCATTCGTCCCCTTAAGCACTTTATCTAATCCGGCTTTTGGTCGGAGCTAAACACGACTACAAGCACTTTAATTTGCGACAATATTGACTAGTTTGCCTGGTACAGCTATGACTTTACGAATCGTTTTGCCTTCTAATTGTGGGGCAATTTGTTCGTGTGCAATCGCGAATTTCTCTAAGTCTTCTTTGTTAATATCAATCGCTACTTCAACACGCGCGCGCACTTTTCCGTTGATTTGGATGACGATTTCGGCTGTATCTTCGGTTAACTCGTCTTCGTCATAAGTTGGCCAAGCAACGTAAGAAATATCGTTTTCGTTCCCTAGAATTTGCCACAACTCTTCACCTAAATGAGGTGCGATTGGCGCTAGTAATTGGACGAAGCCTTTAATGTATTCATAAGGAAGTGCATCTTGTTTATTCGCTTCATTAACAAAAATCATTAATTGTGAAATGGCTGTATTAAAGTGTAAGATTTCGTAATCTTCGGTCACTTTTTTCACTGTTTGATGGTAAACTTTTGTCAATTTACCGTCATTTTTCGTTGTGATACGGTCACGCATTTTGCCGTTTTCATCAACAATTAGACGCCATACGCGGTCTAAGAATTTACGAGAACCTTCTAATCCGTTTTCGCTCCAAGCGATTGAGGCGTCTAATGGTCCCATGAACATTTCGTATAAACGTAATGTATCTGCCCCATATTTTTCAACGACATCATCAGGGTTCACAACATTGCCTTTTGATTTAGACATTTTTTCATTGTTACTACCTAAAATCATCCCTTGATTGAACAGGCGTTGGAATGGTTCTTTTGTACCAACTACACCGATATCGTATAAGAATTTATGCCAGAAACGAGCATACAATAAGTGAAGTACCGCATGTTCTGCACCACCGATATACATATCCACCGGTAACCATTTCGCTAATTTAGCAGGATCAGCAATTTGTTCATGATTATGAGGATCGATATAACGTAAGTAATACCATGAGCTACCTGCCCATTGTGGCATTGTATTGGTTTCACGGCGACCTTTTTTACCTGTTACTGGATCTACAACATTTACCCATTCTTCAATGTTCGCAAGAGGTGATTCACCAGTACCGCTTGGCTGAATGTCGGTTGTTTTTGGTAAAGCTAGTGGTAATTCTTCTTCTGGAACAGTTGTCATCGTACCATCTTCCCAATGAATCACAGGGATCGGTTCTCCCCAATAACGTTGGCGAGAGAATAACCAGTCACGTAGGCGGTAGTTGACTTCTTTTTTACCAATACCTTTTTCAGTTAACCAATCAATCATTTTAGCAATCGCTGTTTCGTTGTCTAAACCGTTTAGAAAATCAGAATTGATATGTGTCCCTTCACCTGTGTGAGCAGCTTCTTCGATGTTGCCACCGTCAATCACTGGAATAATGGATAAGCCAAATGTTTTAGCAAATTCGTAGTCACGTTCGTCGTGAGCTGGAACCGCCATAATAGCACCTGTACCGTAGCTTGCTAACACATAATCAGCAATCCAAATTGGCATTTTCTCACCATTAGCTGGGTTAATCGCGTAAGCACCTGTGAAGACTCCTGTTTTTCCTTTAGAGAGCTCCGTACGGTCTAAGTCAGATTTTTTCTCTGCCTCTTTGATATATGCTTCAACTGCGTCTGCTTGTTCATCCGTCATAATGTCTTTAACTAATGGTAGTTCTGGCGCCATAACGGCATACGTTGCACCAAATAATGTATCTGGACGTGTAGTAAATGCCGTAAAGTTGTGATCTGTCCCATCAATTTGGAACGTAATATGTGCGCCTTCTGAGCGTCCAATCCAGTGACGTTGCATCTCTTTGATGCTTTCTGGCCAATCAACTTCTTCTAAATCATCAATTAAACGATCTGCATAGGCTGTAATTTTAAGCATCCATTGCTTCATCGGTTTGCGGACAACTGGATGTCCTCCACGCTCTGATAAGCCATCGATAACTTCTTCGTTTGCTAAGACCGTTCCTAAAGCAGGACACCAGTTAACCGCAACTTCTGATTCATAGGCTAAGCCTTTTTCATATAATTTAGTAAAAATCCATTGTGTCCATTTATAGTAATTTGGATCTGTGGTATTAATTTCACGGTCCCAATCGTAACTAAAACCTAATGAATTAATTTGACGCTTGAATGTTTGAATATTCTTTTCAGTAAATTCCGCTGGATCGTTACCAGTATCTAGGGCATATTGCTCAGCGGGTAAACCAAACGCATCCCACCCCATTGGATGTAGAACATTGTAACCTTGCGCACGTTTTAAACGTGACAAGATATCTGTTGCTGTGTAACCTTCTGGATGTCCAACGTGTAAACCTTGTCCTGATGGGTATGGAAACATATCTAACGCATAAAAGTTAGGCTTGTTGTCATCTTCTGTTGTTTTGAACGTGTGTTCTTTGGCCCAATGTTGTTGCCACTTTTGCTCAATTTCTCTGTGATTAAAAACCATTATTTTCCCTCCTAAATATAATAAAAAAGTCCTATAAAAGCGTAATAAAACACTTTTATAGGACGTAATGTCAATTACGTGGTACCACCTAAATTCGTTTGACAAATTAGTCAAACCTCTACAGCTTGTAACGAAAGCCATCCGTTCTATAGTAGAAATTACTCCAAGGCAAGTTCAAAGTATTCCTTTATGCATTCACAGCAACCATGCACTCTCTTGAAAGGAACTATCTCTTACTACTCCTCTTCTCAGTTGATGTCATCATATCAAATATATGGCTTAATTGCAACTTATTATATCGTCTCAACAAGTTATTTTAATGTCAATGTTTGACCAATATAAATAGCATCCTTAGTTAATTTGTTTAACTCTTTCAACTCTTTTACTGTTAACTTGTTCTTTTTAGCGATTGAATATAACGTATCACCTTTTTTTACTTCATACGTTTTCTTCTCATCAGTATTAGTTGTTGATGCTGGTTGATTTTTTTCAGTTATAACTAATTTTTGTCCCACATAGATAATATGGTTACGTAAGTTATTTAGCTTTTTCAATTGTTCAACTGACATCCCATGTTTATTGGCTACGCTAAATAAGGTATCATCCTTACCTACTGTATATGTTCCGTTAATTGATACATCAGCTTGAGATGTCTGTGTAGAAGTAGACGAAACTGTTGTTTTTTCTTCAGCATGGTCTGCTATTTTCAACGTTTGACCTACATAGATCACATCACTCTTCAAGGCGTTCCATTGTTTTAAGTTAGCTAAGCTAACATTATAATTTTTTGCAATAGAATACAAAGTGTCGCTCGCTTTAACAGTATAACGTTTCATATTAATATTAGATGATTGACTCGTATTACTTGGAGCGTTTGATGTGCTTGTTTGATCATTTGTTGTTTCTTGTGAGGGTTGTTTAACTGTCAAACGTTGCCCTACAAAAATCATGTCGCCACTCATCTTATTCCATGATTTAATTTGTACAACACTCACACCATATTTTCTAGAAATACTTGATAAAGTGTCACCTGCTGCTACTTGATGTGTTTTGGTTGAGCTTTGATTGTTTTCATTTTTATTAGGTGTTGTATGAGTTGATGCACTTGATGATTTTTTGCTAACTTTTAGTGATTGCCCAACATAGATGGTATCCGTCGTTAACTTATTCCACGATTTAATTTGCGCAACACTTACACCATGTTTATTGGCAATACGATAAAGCGTGTCACCTGCTGCTACTTTATACGTTGTGGCGTTGCCACTTGTATTGTCCGCTTGCTCTTTATGTTGCGTATTATTAGTTGTTCCCTCAACTTTTTGAGTGCCAACTTTTAATGATTGCCCCACGTATATCGCATCATTCTTCAAACCATTCCATGATTTGATTTGCGCAACACTTACACCGTATTGACGCGCCAAACT is drawn from Vagococcus xieshaowenii and contains these coding sequences:
- a CDS encoding helix-turn-helix domain-containing protein produces the protein MLLPSRTKKFVDLINEVEFRPKEINYILNKYKISSATLIRLSNELNNLIHPSKLVSNGNILSLELANHHSSDYCISKALQNSLEYNLLLKIFFDESYTISSLAEALFTSESTIKRTIKDINLNLSPLNYKISTKPVRIIGDEIKIRHFFIILIKEMFGLENLPFKNEDLYFVEQVYNNLHTKFGSEYCRQDLLNLQLFSLVSLQREINSNTFTINPNLISNRETIINSLISKKPNLFIPEYKGVSYIKIFHFLLTDRYFLEKNDDLSLNNDRIKKIGLFLDEIEHVFIYKYSEDNRNKLLKKIYDIIWGYLSIPDSYESANNYYKKFFNENDFFLENMNDIFKIIFNKHFQNTSKNNMYMIFFSMITETDNLLENFMKNIKPVEILVYVNFDFSFNSYLKNKLKLILPGENTLKFIDERQSIKFDESFFNDYDLVITNHFFDDAPKIDNYIIISHFLSEIDLTKIKKLHSNILKKKFNTIADEMIHRALSN
- the lepB gene encoding signal peptidase I translates to MIKFKSTKILVQSIVIMFIIILLLIIRITVKPSIHMISGNSMVPTVKNGDYVVTTKVKTINRYSIVVIKENNSEELLIKRVIGIPGDGIVRSGNNVSIVNKMIRNSDFLYNFRVSNETLIELRSHTHIPFNKYFVIGDNLEYSRDSRMFGLIDEEQIIEQVKGKLFPLSQFELLYKKNKATSNFFFY
- a CDS encoding glucosaminidase domain-containing protein, which translates into the protein MKIKKIIVISLVIFAGLELTSFVKGMIQTKPLMADELDIVDSETMSNSYTTEEFMGNKNSEDDVISVLPDQSLEIIESSEEIPKDSSELIEETTDQVTTETTEMTETTEENIPESTTDSSQTLPEESQTTEETTTSDAQESTEETVSSTESEGSVTNTTTETSENSTETTETSKESPNKEDSSSSVDKGEQPVANQKPGKDNNPGKKPVNNLKPGKDEIKPHKEGNNQPVAASKTKQNNKQSTTDNRVSTKAATSGPSFNTQIDLGEQSEEFATSNLLNYRLPLLSELKSEQEAVLIYGSLLLVGKEQFEEPSTKDKKNEQHKKHEENKENKVKPTPITSRALMTWLGNEYFDQDLLTKQTKPLSASETIAVGDIVVWTNYMNQTQYGLYIGDDLLITVEKDGDDHYEVVTQYYVESDDQTIYRNEKLTLNKEGEKLLKQYPASLNFQTNPLTEKFVKSIGEGARELGLKYDVFASVMIAQALLESASGTSGLAQAPNHNLFGIKGQYQSQSVSMATNEDDGKGNLYAIQSAFRKYPSYQESLKDYVSLIKSGTGWQSDFYKEAWRSEANNYISAAQSLTGKYATDTQYDKKIISLIAAYDLTQYDEPKLDKTYTGTTSGILQSRNEIPKEYRRLMKFPDFNQKNYNTSGSYPIGQCTWYAFNRVAQLGMTVDDYMGNGGEWGTKGAKLGYKVSNTPKAGYLVSFLPGVAGSSSEYGHVAFVEAVTKDGILISEGNVLGGTRVSYRIISNDIARSTQVKYIEAK
- the lepB gene encoding signal peptidase I, giving the protein MNIITLIFIIVFNFLFKIHSINGRSMEPTIHNNDIILIKKTKLVPRYSLIGFENKESGSLLLKRVIGMPGDEYIIAHNQIIITNKEEDNYASVSKFELDIKVAKELSYYNKIPENQYFVIGDNRGISNDSRKFGFVNKEDVEGILTYRVYPFNKVGRIN
- a CDS encoding low molecular weight protein-tyrosine-phosphatase, whose product is MIKVLFVCLGNICRSPVGEAVMRHKVSQAGLSNQIEVASRATSDFNVGKPPYHQTRELLDEKGIDYSGITSEQIKPQDFEAFDYIIGMDEQNIANLKAIAPIEYQDKIVTCLSVLPEAGRPDVPDPYYTGEFEYTYELIDQATDKWLLYIYKILSK
- a CDS encoding YaiI/YqxD family protein — encoded protein: MRIVIDGDACPVKQEIYQVAQKTQIPVILVSSYDHVSDKHPDQIEVVYVDRGADSADYKIIGLIQAHDILVTQDYGLASLALPKKVRVLHHTGKEYTYTNIDQLLEQRHHSAKLRRSGQRTKGPSKLTVEQKETFKELLTKIISEGDNQDD
- the leuS gene encoding leucine--tRNA ligase, which produces MVFNHREIEQKWQQHWAKEHTFKTTEDDNKPNFYALDMFPYPSGQGLHVGHPEGYTATDILSRLKRAQGYNVLHPMGWDAFGLPAEQYALDTGNDPAEFTEKNIQTFKRQINSLGFSYDWDREINTTDPNYYKWTQWIFTKLYEKGLAYESEVAVNWCPALGTVLANEEVIDGLSERGGHPVVRKPMKQWMLKITAYADRLIDDLEEVDWPESIKEMQRHWIGRSEGAHITFQIDGTDHNFTAFTTRPDTLFGATYAVMAPELPLVKDIMTDEQADAVEAYIKEAEKKSDLDRTELSKGKTGVFTGAYAINPANGEKMPIWIADYVLASYGTGAIMAVPAHDERDYEFAKTFGLSIIPVIDGGNIEEAAHTGEGTHINSDFLNGLDNETAIAKMIDWLTEKGIGKKEVNYRLRDWLFSRQRYWGEPIPVIHWEDGTMTTVPEEELPLALPKTTDIQPSGTGESPLANIEEWVNVVDPVTGKKGRRETNTMPQWAGSSWYYLRYIDPHNHEQIADPAKLAKWLPVDMYIGGAEHAVLHLLYARFWHKFLYDIGVVGTKEPFQRLFNQGMILGSNNEKMSKSKGNVVNPDDVVEKYGADTLRLYEMFMGPLDASIAWSENGLEGSRKFLDRVWRLIVDENGKMRDRITTKNDGKLTKVYHQTVKKVTEDYEILHFNTAISQLMIFVNEANKQDALPYEYIKGFVQLLAPIAPHLGEELWQILGNENDISYVAWPTYDEDELTEDTAEIVIQINGKVRARVEVAIDINKEDLEKFAIAHEQIAPQLEGKTIRKVIAVPGKLVNIVAN